One Gloeocapsopsis sp. IPPAS B-1203 DNA window includes the following coding sequences:
- a CDS encoding DMT family transporter: MRSHFCSSRWRLGLALSLLTVFLWGILPIALSVTLQALDVYTLTWFRFLISFGLLAIYLASRQQLPQWQKLRNAGLGLIVVATVFLGINYLLFVQGLTLTSPANAQVLIQLAPVLFGIGAIAFFKERFNRYQSIGLSILVLGLVLFFNEQLQSLLTANSTYLVGSGILVLAAAAWAVYALAQKQLLRSLSSANVMLLIYGGCALLFTPVATPSTILTLSLLHWGTLLFCGLNTLIAYGAFAEALEHWEASRVSAVLALTPVVTLASVEIVSSLLPKWIASEQLTLLGLIGAILVVSGSMAIALGRSH; the protein is encoded by the coding sequence ATGCGATCGCACTTCTGTTCAAGTCGATGGCGCTTAGGTTTAGCCTTATCGCTATTGACAGTTTTCTTGTGGGGAATTTTACCCATTGCTTTATCAGTAACACTCCAAGCACTTGATGTTTATACACTCACTTGGTTTCGATTTTTAATTTCTTTTGGGTTACTCGCAATTTATTTAGCTAGCCGCCAGCAGTTACCACAATGGCAAAAACTCCGCAATGCTGGGTTAGGGCTTATTGTAGTTGCAACAGTATTTTTAGGAATAAATTACTTACTCTTCGTACAAGGTTTAACGCTAACATCGCCTGCAAATGCCCAAGTCTTAATTCAACTTGCACCAGTATTATTTGGTATAGGTGCGATCGCATTTTTTAAAGAACGCTTTAACCGCTATCAATCCATCGGGTTGAGTATCCTTGTGCTTGGTTTAGTGTTGTTCTTTAATGAGCAATTGCAGAGTTTACTCACAGCAAATTCTACCTATCTTGTTGGTAGTGGTATTCTTGTACTCGCAGCCGCAGCTTGGGCAGTTTATGCTTTAGCACAGAAACAATTACTGCGATCGCTTTCTTCCGCAAACGTAATGCTACTGATCTACGGTGGTTGTGCGCTGCTATTTACGCCTGTGGCGACACCGTCAACAATTCTGACGCTGAGTCTTTTACACTGGGGAACGCTACTATTTTGTGGATTAAATACTTTGATTGCCTATGGTGCATTTGCTGAAGCCCTCGAACATTGGGAAGCTTCGCGGGTGAGTGCAGTTCTTGCATTAACTCCAGTTGTAACTTTGGCATCCGTAGAGATAGTATCATCACTCCTTCCTAAGTGGATTGCCAGCGAACAATTAACATTGTTAGGCTTGATTGGAGCCATTTTAGTTGTGAGTGGTTCAATGGCGATCGCTTTAGGGAGATCGCATTAA
- a CDS encoding iron-siderophore ABC transporter substrate-binding protein, translated as MKRNIHHFFQFVLLVTFTYLLVIACSNQIATKGNPRGQFTTSECQVTKHQLGESCIPTNPQRIIVTDETILDAVVGLGFKPIAAAESNALGSRGRQFGNKIEGIISIGKESLLNLEKIVELQPDLILGLEIGAENYGILSKIAPTVSIQFDETAWKETLQLLGKMLNREAQASQALNLYQQRVENLRIEIAQKHQNTEVSIIRFYGGSPLTQFQNQFSFPVKILEEVGLSIPEAQKKVSNPAQSYVSVGLESIELLDADVMFVALDPGSEKNFKRYRDNQIWQLLNVVKNDRIYTVDSGYWIVGNILCANAILDDIYKYLLSAESQY; from the coding sequence ATGAAGAGAAATATACATCATTTTTTTCAGTTTGTTTTACTTGTGACTTTCACTTATCTTTTAGTGATAGCTTGCTCAAACCAAATTGCTACTAAAGGCAACCCAAGGGGACAATTTACAACATCAGAATGTCAAGTTACAAAACATCAGTTGGGAGAAAGTTGTATTCCTACAAATCCCCAACGAATTATAGTGACAGATGAAACCATTTTAGATGCTGTAGTTGGCTTAGGATTCAAACCAATTGCTGCTGCTGAATCGAATGCTTTAGGTAGTAGAGGTCGTCAGTTTGGTAACAAAATTGAGGGGATAATTTCTATTGGTAAAGAAAGCCTACTTAATCTAGAAAAAATTGTGGAATTACAACCAGATTTAATCTTAGGGCTAGAAATTGGTGCAGAAAATTACGGAATTCTTTCAAAAATAGCTCCAACAGTATCGATACAATTTGATGAAACAGCTTGGAAAGAAACCTTGCAACTACTCGGCAAAATGCTAAATAGAGAAGCGCAAGCTTCGCAAGCATTAAACTTGTATCAACAGCGCGTAGAAAACTTGCGAATAGAAATTGCACAAAAGCATCAAAATACTGAAGTTTCTATTATTCGTTTCTATGGAGGGTCGCCTCTAACGCAGTTTCAAAATCAATTTTCATTTCCTGTCAAAATTTTAGAAGAAGTTGGGCTTTCTATACCAGAAGCACAAAAAAAAGTCAGCAATCCTGCTCAAAGTTATGTATCAGTAGGTTTAGAAAGTATAGAATTACTTGATGCTGATGTCATGTTTGTAGCACTTGATCCAGGTTCGGAAAAGAATTTTAAAAGATATCGCGATAATCAAATTTGGCAATTACTTAATGTTGTTAAAAATGACCGTATTTATACAGTTGATTCAGGGTATTGGATTGTTGGTAATATCTTATGTGCGAATGCTATTTTAGATGATATTTATAAATACCTACTGAGTGCAGAATCACAATATTAG
- a CDS encoding phosphotransferase has product MLPADSSLIHRDAELPGLAVLLDVDAFASVLQAELPEINIQSVHSTYVRYKRGTNCLVAYELNVAGTKVPIYAKAFGANSRNKLQKFRNRTSVPGSLGIGRLILAAYGIAVCFFPNDKNLKQLPQLVDRQTRKHLLDKISANDLCETQLLNLRYKPERRYVGQLRSDTNIQAVLKAYTKEDYLQAKTNAQAFHSGTVLNIAPTLGYSDRDRLLAFEWIPQLPLNKAIAQPQFNYDTITLTGAALAEIHAQNPANLNILSRNAEAQSLLLLAADLSFIYPPVADLAQNLAQQFAEQLLSLPQLTYPIHGDFNAEQVLLGENVTILDFDRAVRSDPAADLGSFVARLEHDKLRGDLSSYRLERIKAALLQSYQAPFLLNRVELYTAIALFRLACEPFRYREPNWHEKTVMILQQVETILQPLSTPQSA; this is encoded by the coding sequence ATGTTACCCGCTGATAGCAGCTTAATTCATCGCGATGCTGAATTACCAGGATTAGCAGTATTACTCGATGTTGATGCTTTTGCATCTGTACTACAAGCAGAACTACCTGAAATTAACATTCAATCAGTTCATAGCACTTATGTACGGTACAAGCGCGGAACTAACTGTTTAGTTGCTTATGAATTGAATGTCGCAGGAACCAAAGTGCCGATTTATGCTAAAGCCTTTGGTGCAAATAGCCGGAATAAATTGCAAAAGTTTAGAAATCGAACCAGCGTACCAGGATCGTTAGGTATTGGTCGGTTGATTTTAGCAGCTTACGGAATTGCAGTGTGTTTTTTCCCCAATGATAAAAATCTCAAACAACTGCCGCAGCTTGTCGATCGGCAAACTCGCAAGCATCTGCTAGACAAAATATCTGCAAATGATTTGTGCGAAACACAACTGTTGAATTTGCGATACAAACCAGAAAGGCGATATGTAGGGCAACTGCGTAGTGATACTAACATTCAGGCAGTGCTAAAAGCATACACAAAAGAAGATTATCTGCAAGCTAAAACAAACGCCCAAGCATTTCATTCAGGTACAGTTTTAAATATCGCACCAACTTTAGGTTATTCAGATCGCGATCGCCTATTAGCATTTGAATGGATACCGCAATTACCGTTGAACAAGGCGATCGCCCAGCCACAATTTAACTATGATACGATTACGCTGACTGGTGCAGCGTTAGCCGAAATTCATGCCCAAAATCCCGCCAACTTAAACATTCTTAGCCGTAACGCCGAAGCACAAAGTTTATTATTACTTGCTGCGGATCTCAGCTTTATTTATCCCCCAGTTGCTGATTTGGCTCAGAATTTAGCACAGCAATTTGCAGAACAACTACTATCACTACCTCAACTAACATACCCAATTCATGGCGACTTCAACGCTGAACAAGTGCTGTTAGGAGAAAATGTCACTATTCTCGACTTTGATCGGGCAGTACGTAGCGATCCAGCAGCCGATTTAGGCTCATTTGTTGCCCGATTAGAACATGACAAATTACGCGGTGACTTGTCATCATACCGCTTAGAACGTATTAAGGCAGCATTGTTACAAAGCTATCAAGCACCATTCCTACTTAACCGCGTCGAGTTATACACAGCGATCGCTTTATTTCGTCTGGCGTGTGAACCATTTCGCTATCGCGAACCAAATTGGCATGAAAAAACTGTGATGATTTTACAGCAGGTTGAGACAATTTTACAGCCATTAAGCACACCTCAATCAGCATAA
- a CDS encoding iron uptake porin — MTITSTKILTQLTVLGVFSVLTNAPVSALEISSTTEPLAQVTSVSQLSDVAPNDWAFQSLRALVERYGCIAGYPDGTYRGDRALTRYEFAAGLNACLEQINSLITAATTDAIRQADLDTLQRLQAEFAQELATVQGSVDQLEARTAELEAQQFSTTTRLEGEVLFAVSGVTGDRKADGSDEEIDDSITLSNRVRLNFITSFSGSDAFRVRLQARNIPELEDAAGTPMANLGFDGNSENRIEVSRMDYAFSLGDRAQGYLSFVGGGLGDFVTNVNPLYGSSGSGAVSLFARENPVRRQGGAPGASFAYSFSDAVTLELGIATSAATDPEVGIWQSPYAAIAQLTVQPIDTLNLGLTYVRSYNSISTGTGSELSNDPFDGDADAITGNSYGVEAALQVSPNFTLGGRVGLIQATATDLDNNPAADIFTWAVSLAFPDLAGEDNLAGIIIGLPPKVVSNQLDTDLEEDSSSLHLEAFYRFQVNDNLAITPGVFMITNPEHDADNDTIYVGTVRTTFEF; from the coding sequence ATGACAATAACATCAACCAAAATATTAACACAACTCACCGTATTAGGTGTTTTTTCAGTCTTGACAAATGCTCCTGTTAGTGCATTAGAAATTTCTAGCACTACCGAGCCACTTGCACAAGTGACATCGGTGTCTCAGTTATCTGATGTAGCACCTAATGATTGGGCATTTCAATCGCTGCGTGCGTTGGTAGAACGCTATGGTTGTATTGCAGGTTATCCCGATGGAACATATCGCGGCGATCGCGCTTTAACTCGATATGAGTTTGCAGCGGGGTTGAATGCTTGTTTAGAACAGATCAATTCTTTGATTACAGCAGCCACAACAGATGCAATTCGTCAAGCAGACCTTGATACTTTACAACGATTACAAGCTGAGTTTGCGCAAGAATTAGCGACAGTACAAGGAAGTGTCGATCAACTCGAAGCCCGTACTGCTGAACTTGAAGCACAACAATTTTCGACAACCACCCGACTTGAAGGCGAAGTTTTATTTGCGGTGAGTGGCGTTACTGGCGATCGCAAAGCTGATGGTAGCGATGAGGAGATTGATGATAGCATTACACTCAGCAATCGCGTCCGGCTCAACTTTATTACTAGTTTCTCTGGTTCCGATGCCTTCCGAGTGCGTTTGCAAGCGCGTAATATCCCTGAATTAGAAGATGCGGCAGGTACGCCAATGGCAAATTTGGGGTTTGATGGTAATAGCGAAAATCGCATAGAAGTAAGTCGGATGGATTATGCTTTTTCGCTAGGCGATCGCGCCCAAGGTTATTTGAGTTTTGTTGGTGGAGGCTTGGGAGATTTTGTCACTAACGTGAATCCGTTATATGGTAGTAGCGGTTCGGGTGCAGTTTCGCTGTTTGCGCGAGAAAATCCAGTGCGACGTCAAGGCGGTGCGCCTGGTGCCAGTTTTGCTTATAGTTTTAGTGATGCAGTTACCCTCGAACTTGGCATTGCAACGAGTGCAGCAACTGATCCAGAAGTAGGTATTTGGCAAAGTCCCTATGCAGCGATCGCGCAGTTAACTGTACAACCGATCGACACTTTAAATCTTGGTTTAACTTATGTTCGCTCGTACAACAGCATTAGTACAGGTACAGGAAGCGAATTATCCAACGATCCGTTTGATGGTGATGCAGATGCGATTACGGGAAACTCGTATGGTGTCGAAGCCGCATTACAAGTGAGTCCGAATTTTACACTTGGGGGTAGAGTTGGTTTAATTCAAGCAACCGCAACCGATCTTGACAACAACCCTGCAGCAGATATTTTCACTTGGGCTGTGTCGCTTGCTTTCCCTGACTTAGCCGGAGAAGATAATTTAGCGGGTATCATTATTGGTTTACCGCCAAAAGTCGTGAGTAATCAACTTGATACAGATTTAGAAGAAGACAGTAGTTCTCTACACCTCGAAGCTTTCTACCGCTTTCAAGTTAATGACAACTTAGCAATTACTCCTGGTGTTTTTATGATTACTAATCCCGAACACGATGCAGATAATGACACGATTTATGTAGGAACTGTCCGCACGACGTTTGAATTTTGA
- a CDS encoding MFS transporter, producing the protein MSPSPSLRNFIIVWSGQLVSTIGSTMSTFAFNIWAWEFSGQVTSLALVDIFTLLPSILFSPIAGVIVDRCNRKLLMVLGDTITVTLTVMIVLLYLNNQLQVWHLYITGAIAGTFNQIQWLAYSASVSLMVPAKHYARASSLDFVSGYGANIVGPALAGYLYYSIGLAGICVIDVVTFLIAISSILLVKVPQPSPQEAESQINPNIWREFVFGMRYIRARRGMLALLIAGFLFWLPYDICDLLYTPMILSRSSNDTVVLGSLASAAGVGGVIGALVISRWGGFKRRIKGVLIGMAGIGLSKTVLGLGKTPWIWMLAQFSASLYAPLSGSSTTAIWMAKVHPNIQGRVFAARSLVEQLTSAFAYLVAGLLADNVFAPAMQPGGMLTPFFGRLFGTGTGAGISVLYVICALCMSLVGLCGYQFHSLRNVEDLLLDQDAG; encoded by the coding sequence ATGTCACCTTCTCCCAGCCTGCGTAACTTTATTATTGTCTGGAGCGGTCAGCTAGTTTCTACAATTGGCAGTACAATGAGTACCTTTGCCTTTAATATTTGGGCATGGGAATTTAGCGGTCAAGTGACTTCTTTAGCGTTAGTAGATATCTTTACACTGCTACCTAGTATCTTATTTAGTCCGATCGCTGGGGTAATTGTAGATCGATGTAATCGTAAATTACTGATGGTGTTGGGTGATACGATTACTGTCACTTTAACCGTAATGATCGTCTTGTTGTATCTCAATAATCAGTTGCAAGTATGGCATTTATATATTACAGGTGCGATCGCGGGAACTTTTAATCAAATTCAGTGGCTTGCCTACTCGGCATCAGTTTCATTAATGGTTCCAGCAAAGCATTATGCCCGTGCCAGTAGTCTAGATTTTGTATCGGGTTATGGTGCTAATATTGTTGGTCCAGCATTAGCAGGATATCTTTATTATTCAATTGGCTTAGCTGGCATTTGTGTGATTGATGTTGTGACTTTTTTAATTGCTATCAGTAGCATATTACTTGTCAAAGTTCCTCAACCTTCCCCACAGGAAGCCGAAAGTCAAATTAATCCGAATATTTGGCGAGAATTTGTGTTTGGGATGCGTTACATTCGCGCACGCCGAGGGATGCTTGCACTGCTTATTGCCGGATTCTTATTTTGGCTACCCTATGATATCTGTGATTTGCTTTACACCCCAATGATTTTGTCACGTAGCAGCAACGATACTGTCGTTCTGGGTAGCTTAGCATCAGCAGCCGGTGTTGGTGGTGTGATTGGCGCTTTAGTTATTAGCCGCTGGGGTGGTTTCAAGCGCCGGATTAAAGGAGTCTTAATTGGTATGGCTGGAATTGGTTTGAGTAAAACTGTGTTGGGGTTAGGTAAAACACCTTGGATTTGGATGTTGGCTCAGTTTAGCGCCTCGCTGTATGCTCCTTTAAGTGGCAGTTCTACTACGGCGATTTGGATGGCAAAAGTTCACCCCAACATTCAAGGGCGCGTGTTTGCTGCACGTTCTTTAGTTGAGCAATTAACTTCAGCGTTCGCCTACTTAGTTGCTGGATTACTAGCTGACAATGTTTTTGCACCTGCAATGCAGCCAGGAGGTATGCTAACACCATTTTTTGGCAGATTATTTGGCACGGGTACAGGCGCTGGTATATCTGTGCTATACGTCATCTGTGCTTTGTGTATGTCTTTAGTAGGCTTATGCGGGTATCAGTTTCACTCACTGCGAAATGTCGAGGATTTGCTACTCGATCAGGATGCAGGCTAA
- a CDS encoding phosphotransferase: MSTISVIDPFDVVRDAKMPFLTQALHPEVVQQQFDRLSLWQNTHPIELQAIRVIRYKPGRRCLIEYDVVENQSAITLIGKVRAKGLDRCTYRLLQLLWHNGFDAESGDRISVPEPIGVIPEFQMWLQRKVAGTVATNLLLQPDGIALSQHIAQAAHKLHQANIVPRRSHTMADELRILGDRLLKVVQSYPHLSQRIERLLIACDRLGTTTPELENSGIHRDFYPDQVLVAGDRIYLLDLDLYCLGDPSLDIGNFIAHVTEQSLRTLGNADALIDREEAAIAEFTRLSSTATHVAIQAYKTLTLARHIYISTLFPERQKFTETLLELCEQRSVASHYV, translated from the coding sequence ATGAGCACCATTTCAGTTATCGATCCCTTTGATGTTGTCCGTGATGCAAAAATGCCATTTTTAACACAAGCATTGCATCCTGAAGTTGTTCAACAACAGTTTGATCGGCTTTCACTGTGGCAAAACACGCATCCAATAGAACTGCAAGCGATTCGCGTCATTCGCTATAAACCAGGACGTCGGTGTTTAATTGAATACGATGTTGTCGAAAATCAGTCAGCGATCACGTTAATTGGCAAAGTTCGTGCGAAGGGACTTGATCGTTGTACCTATCGTCTGCTGCAATTACTTTGGCACAATGGTTTTGATGCTGAGAGTGGCGATCGCATTTCGGTTCCTGAACCTATCGGGGTAATTCCTGAATTTCAAATGTGGCTACAGCGTAAAGTTGCCGGTACAGTTGCTACGAATTTACTACTACAACCTGACGGTATTGCCTTATCACAGCACATTGCCCAAGCCGCGCACAAGCTACATCAAGCAAATATTGTCCCTCGGCGTAGCCATACAATGGCAGATGAATTACGAATCTTGGGCGATCGCCTATTGAAGGTAGTGCAATCATATCCACATTTGTCACAACGTATCGAGAGGTTACTTATAGCTTGCGATCGCCTCGGTACTACGACGCCAGAGTTAGAAAATAGTGGAATTCATCGCGATTTTTACCCCGATCAAGTTTTAGTTGCAGGCGATCGCATTTACTTACTTGATTTGGATCTTTATTGTCTTGGCGATCCTAGTTTGGATATTGGTAACTTTATTGCCCACGTAACAGAACAAAGCTTGCGTACTTTAGGCAATGCAGATGCTTTAATAGATCGAGAAGAAGCGGCGATCGCTGAATTTACTCGTCTATCTAGTACTGCAACTCATGTCGCCATCCAGGCGTATAAAACCCTGACGTTAGCGCGACATATTTACATTAGTACGCTATTTCCTGAACGGCAAAAATTTACAGAGACACTCTTAGAACTTTGCGAACAAAGGTCTGTAGCCTCTCATTATGTGTGA
- a CDS encoding ABC transporter ATP-binding protein gives MGRPQKIQEIVPGFWQILQRFQPYIQKQQALVVGSLLALLAEVGLRLLEPWPLKFVFDRVIDPTGEASGIAWIDNLAPTALLWLSALGLVLVTGLRSLAAYGSTVGFALTGNRVLTEVRNDLYRHLQSLSLSFHTKAKGGELTIRVISDIGLLKDVIVTAFLPLLGNALILVGMVALMFWLHLELMLLALLTVPLFYIATARLTSRIRDVSRKQRQREGAMAATAAESISAIKIVKTLSLEETFAQTFSGQSHKSLKDGVKAKRLEASLERTVDLLIAISTAIVLGRGAQLVLSNALTPGDLLVFLSYLKNAFKPVKDFAKYTGRLAKGTAAGERIIDLLDQKPEVQDLPGAKPAPPFQGYVQFENITFAYEPGHPTLKDIDFSVAPGQQVALVGHSGSGKSTLTSLILRLYDPDRGRVLIDGHDIREYTATSLRSQVSVVLQESLLFAGSIWENIAYGSPDATPEEIITAAKIANAHDFIQNLPQGYDTLVGERGVTLSGGQRQRIAIARAAVRQAPILILDEPTTGLDQENEQVVVEALERLAWGKTTFTIAHDLYLAARADLILYVENGRILERGTHQELMQANGRYAELYNLQAAQRDLNNRQEATHVTR, from the coding sequence ATGGGTCGTCCGCAGAAAATACAAGAAATTGTGCCAGGATTTTGGCAGATTTTACAGCGCTTTCAACCATATATTCAAAAACAGCAAGCGTTAGTCGTGGGATCGCTGTTGGCACTTCTTGCTGAAGTCGGGTTGCGACTTCTAGAACCTTGGCCCTTGAAGTTCGTATTTGACCGCGTGATTGATCCTACAGGCGAAGCATCAGGGATTGCTTGGATTGATAACCTGGCGCCAACGGCATTGTTATGGCTGTCGGCATTAGGGCTTGTGTTGGTAACAGGATTGCGATCGCTTGCGGCATACGGTAGTACCGTAGGTTTTGCCTTGACGGGAAACCGCGTTCTCACTGAGGTACGCAATGATTTATATCGCCATTTGCAGAGTTTATCACTGTCGTTTCACACCAAAGCTAAAGGTGGCGAACTAACGATTCGAGTTATTAGTGATATTGGCTTACTTAAAGATGTGATTGTCACAGCGTTTTTGCCACTACTCGGTAATGCGCTGATTTTAGTGGGAATGGTAGCATTGATGTTCTGGTTGCATCTTGAATTGATGCTGCTGGCACTTCTGACTGTTCCATTGTTCTACATTGCTACAGCACGATTGACTAGCCGAATTCGCGATGTCTCGCGCAAACAACGTCAACGAGAAGGCGCAATGGCTGCAACTGCTGCCGAATCAATCAGCGCCATTAAAATTGTCAAAACGCTGTCGTTAGAAGAAACCTTTGCACAGACTTTTTCAGGTCAAAGTCACAAAAGCTTAAAAGATGGCGTGAAAGCCAAGCGGTTAGAAGCAAGTTTAGAACGAACTGTCGATTTGTTGATTGCGATCTCAACTGCAATTGTTTTAGGCCGTGGCGCGCAATTAGTTTTGAGTAATGCACTGACGCCTGGTGACTTGCTGGTTTTCTTATCTTACTTAAAAAACGCTTTTAAACCTGTCAAAGACTTTGCCAAATATACGGGAAGACTCGCCAAAGGAACCGCCGCAGGCGAACGCATTATTGACTTACTCGACCAAAAACCCGAAGTTCAAGACTTGCCAGGCGCAAAACCTGCACCGCCATTCCAGGGTTATGTTCAGTTTGAAAACATCACGTTTGCCTATGAACCAGGACATCCCACACTCAAAGATATTGATTTTAGTGTCGCCCCTGGTCAGCAAGTTGCTTTAGTTGGGCATTCTGGAAGTGGCAAATCGACATTAACTAGCTTAATCCTGCGGCTTTACGATCCAGATCGCGGTCGCGTACTGATTGATGGACATGATATTCGCGAATACACAGCGACATCACTGCGATCGCAAGTTAGTGTGGTGTTGCAAGAGAGTTTGTTATTCGCCGGAAGTATTTGGGAGAACATCGCTTATGGTTCGCCTGATGCTACACCTGAGGAAATTATCACCGCTGCAAAAATCGCCAATGCGCATGATTTCATTCAGAATCTGCCGCAAGGCTACGATACTCTAGTAGGAGAACGCGGGGTTACGCTTTCGGGAGGACAGCGACAACGAATTGCGATCGCCCGCGCCGCTGTGCGTCAAGCACCAATTCTGATTTTGGATGAACCGACAACAGGTTTAGATCAAGAAAATGAGCAAGTTGTTGTCGAAGCTTTAGAAAGACTGGCTTGGGGTAAAACGACTTTCACGATCGCTCACGATCTTTATCTAGCAGCGCGTGCTGATTTGATTCTTTATGTCGAAAACGGACGCATTTTAGAACGCGGTACGCATCAAGAACTGATGCAAGCAAACGGTCGCTATGCCGAATTATACAACTTACAAGCCGCACAACGAGATCTCAACAATCGTCAGGAGGCAACTCATGTTACCCGCTGA